The genomic DNA CCCAAGTGGAAGTAGTGGCCTAAGAAGTGGGAAGCCCCGCTGTTTACAGCAGGGAGCAGTCACGTGTATACAGATAGCAAGTAGTTCAAATAACTACAATGGTCTTTTTGTTTTTGATTATTTTTGTATTTGTTATAATTATTTTTGGCTGATGTCGCCTGGTGTGTGATGTGTGTAAAGAAGTTCCTCTGTAATACTATTAGGCATGGTGTTACAGCGAGATATATAGACGAAAACCTTATATGAATTGCATGAAGTTTACTCTATAGTGTTAGCTTAGAGGGAGTAGTTTACTGAAAGAATCTACATTGGGTGTTAATAAATTGAAAAATGGTATAACAACCAAGATTAACGCAGAATAAAGCATTATTCATTTTGACGTTTTTTAGGTAGATCCAGCCACATTTTGCCTGAAAAATAATAGGAGATAAATAGTTGAATATCCGTTGTGGTCGATTTAATCTAAGTCTGGATACCCCTAAAATAATGGGAATCGTGAATGTTACACCAGACTCTTTTTCTGATGGTGGCATTTATTCAAAAAATCTGAATACAATTTTAAAACATGCAGAGCAGTTGCTCAAGGATGGTGCTGATATATTGGATATTGGTGGAGAGTCTTCACGACCAAATGCTAATATTATTTCACCCGAAGAGGAATGGTTTCGAGTAAAAGATGTCTTGCAAGAAATTAAACATTGGCATGTTCCCATTTCTTTGGACACTCGTAAAACTAAAGTGATGCAACAAGCATTAGAGTTAGACGCGGTAGATATGATTAATGATATTGAAGCATTAAGTGATCATGGTGCAATGGGATTAATGAACCAATATGGATCAATAGCAGTGATATTAATGCATATGCAAGGCCAACCTTATAGCATGCAGGATAACCCAACTTATAATAATGTCACACAAGAAGTGATTTTCTTTTTAAAGCAACGTATTTTGGACTGTGTGGATAGTGGAATTGATATTAATCGTTTAATTGTTGATCCTGGTATTGGATTTGGTAAAACGCTAGAACATAACCTTACCTTGATACGAGAGACTAATTTATTGATTGATGAGTTAAAACGACCTTTGCTTATTGGCTTATCTAGAAAAAGTATGTTTGAAAAGATTACGGGAGAGAAAGATCCTATACAAAGGGTTGGTTCAGGGATTACTGCTGAAATTGAAGCAGTACGACGTGGTGCCCGTTTAATTAGGGTACATAATGTAAAACAAACCCGTCAAGCTTTATTAACTTATTTAGCTATTAACATTAAGAAATGATTTGTCAATTGAAGATTCAGGATAAGACTATTTCTTATTCTTTAAAGTATAATAAAAAGAAAAAAAGATGTTCAATTAGTTTATTAGTGAATATTTTTGGTCAGTTAAAAGTTACTGCTCACCCTAGTATGGAAAAATCTCAAATTAATGAGTTAATTATCAAACAGGCATCATGGATTGATAAGAACGTGTCTCAGAGAACACTTTTACTGAAGGATAAAAAGGTCATTACCTATGAACCAGGAGATAATTTTTATTATCTTGGAAAAAAATATTACTTAGAGATAATTGACAGACCTCAAAAGAATATTCAAGTAATTCTGACAGAGAGTTCTTTGCGTATTTGTGCACCAGAAAGATTAAGCAGAGAGAATAAAATTCGTCATATAGAAAAATGGTATCGACAACAAGCTTTATTTTATTTTTCTGAAAGATTAGATAGGTTATGTTTAATAACACCATGGGTAACAAAAAAGCCTCTATTAAAGGTAAGAAGAATGAAGCGTCAATGGGGAAATTTTTATTCTAATGGGATAGTGACTTTAAATATTCATTTGATAAAATTACCCACGTATCTAATCGATTACGTTATTTTGCATGAATTATGCCACTTTCAGGAGCATAATCATAGCCGTAGATTTTATCAACTATTACAAGATGTAGTACCAAACTGGAAGCAGTATCAAAAAGAAATTAAAGAGTATGTTTATCATTTTTATGAATTAAGTTAAAAATTTTATTCTTTGTTAACCTAGACATAACTAAAGTCAAGTTACAATGTGAACAATCTTTAAGAGTGTTGTTTTTCTTAAAAGATTACATCGGAGAAAAGCGATGTAGGTTGTTTGTGAAAATAAAGAAGTTTTTATACCCTTTTTTCTTTTTATTTTTCAAATAACTGCTTAAAGAGGAGAGGGCAGTGAGCATTAAAAACACTCCCCTGTTTTTTGTTTTTGACTCATTGCCCCTACTCGGTAGTTTGGCGTTATTTAATTTGAGATCGCGTTTAAACGCGGTTTTTTTTTGTGATTTTTTTTAGCTTATGAGTTCTTTCCTAGGGGTATTGCTTTTGCAGAATCACAAGCAGAGTTAATGGGCGATAGAATGGTCATTGAGAAATAATTAAGACTGAAAGATAACTTGAATGGTTTGAAGCCTATTAATAGAGCCTTTCAAGATGGTTAAGCTGTTTTTCTGACTAATGAGAGCACTTTTGTTGTTTTGTTTCTAGTGTTTCCCAACGATTTAGTTTATCCATTAATAACTCTTCAATTTCATTAATGCGTTTTTGCCATTCGATGGCTTTTTGATACTGGGTTTTAAAGATATCGGGTTGTAATAGACTTTCATTTAGCTGATTTTGTTCCTTTTCTAAAGCTTCTATTTCTTTAGGTAAAGATTCAAGTTCTCTTTTTTCATTAAAGCTTAGTTTTGTAGGTGTTTTTTTTGTTGCTATCGTTCTAATATCATTTTGCTTAGGATTGTTTTGAGTAACAATTTGGTTGTTTTCATGGTTTTGTTTTTTAGTGAGTTGATAATCTTCATAACAACCTCCAATATAGTTACTTAAAATACCATTCCCCTCAAAAATAATGGATTGAGTGATGACATTTTCTAATAATTCACGATCATGGCTAACCAAAAAGACAGTACCAGAAAAGTCTCTAATTAGTTGTTCTAACAATTCTTGTGTTTGAATATCTAGATCATTAGTGGGTTCATCTAATATAAGAATATTTGCTGGTTGAGTAAAGAGTTTTGCCAATAAAAGCCGATTTTTTTCGCCTCCAGATAACGAAGCTACTGGGCTATTGGCACGAGAAGGATGGAATAGAAAATCTTCAAGATAACTCATGACATGTTTATTTTTTCCATTGATGGTAACTGTATCATTACCCTGTCCCAGTGCCTCAAATACGGTATCACTGTTATTTAATTGATTGCGAAATTGATCAAAATAGGCTACTTTTTGTTTGCTACCACGCTTAATAAGACCAGAGGTTGGCTGTAATTCATCTAATATTAGTTTTAAAAAAGTTGTCTTTCCAACTCCATTAGATCCAATTAGGCCGATTTTGTCACCTCTTTGGATAATACCATTATAATTTTGAATAACAGGTGCTTTATTAGGGTAAGCAAAGGTTATGTTTTCTAATTCAACAATGATTTTTCCACTCTTGCATGCTTCTGAGATGGTTAAATTAACCTGACCTTGTATTTCTCTACGAGCTTGTTTTTGTTTTCTTAATTCTTCTAGGCGTCTGACACGTCCTTCATTTCTAGTTCTTCTAGCCTCTATACCTTTTCTAATCCAAGCTTCTTCTTGTGCATGGAATTTATCAAATAAATGATTATGTTCTATTTCTATAGCAATTTCTTGTCGCTTTTTTTCTTGATATTGTTTGAAGCTTCCAGAATAACTTGTTAAACGACCTCTATCTAGTTCAACAATACGGGTCACGACTCTATCCAAAAAACGACGATCGTGAGTAATGACAACTATACTCCCTTTAAATTCTAATAACAGGTTTTCCAACCAGATAATGGTATCAATATCTAAGTGATTAGTTGGTTCGTCCAACAATAAAATATCTGGATTTTGTACCCATGCTTGAGCTAATTGCACACATTTTTTTTCCCCTCCCGAAAGGTTT from Neisseriaceae bacterium includes the following:
- a CDS encoding ATP-binding cassette domain-containing protein; this encodes MSNIINAENMQFAIGHFDLLNHANFSLTQNEKVGLIGRNGVGKSSFLKILAGKEELDSGTLHIQRDFKVVYVAQEAHFNPESTIFETVSEGLGALKDILKTYHTQSIMVANKPDDLSLLENLNQLQLELENHNGWVLDTLIQQTLAQLELPKDELIKNLSGGEKKCVQLAQAWVQNPDILLLDEPTNHLDIDTIIWLENLLLEFKGSIVVITHDRRFLDRVVTRIVELDRGRLTSYSGSFKQYQEKKRQEIAIEIEHNHLFDKFHAQEEAWIRKGIEARRTRNEGRVRRLEELRKQKQARREIQGQVNLTISEACKSGKIIVELENITFAYPNKAPVIQNYNGIIQRGDKIGLIGSNGVGKTTFLKLILDELQPTSGLIKRGSKQKVAYFDQFRNQLNNSDTVFEALGQGNDTVTINGKNKHVMSYLEDFLFHPSRANSPVASLSGGEKNRLLLAKLFTQPANILILDEPTNDLDIQTQELLEQLIRDFSGTVFLVSHDRELLENVITQSIIFEGNGILSNYIGGCYEDYQLTKKQNHENNQIVTQNNPKQNDIRTIATKKTPTKLSFNEKRELESLPKEIEALEKEQNQLNESLLQPDIFKTQYQKAIEWQKRINEIEELLMDKLNRWETLETKQQKCSH
- the folP gene encoding dihydropteroate synthase; the encoded protein is MGIVNVTPDSFSDGGIYSKNLNTILKHAEQLLKDGADILDIGGESSRPNANIISPEEEWFRVKDVLQEIKHWHVPISLDTRKTKVMQQALELDAVDMINDIEALSDHGAMGLMNQYGSIAVILMHMQGQPYSMQDNPTYNNVTQEVIFFLKQRILDCVDSGIDINRLIVDPGIGFGKTLEHNLTLIRETNLLIDELKRPLLIGLSRKSMFEKITGEKDPIQRVGSGITAEIEAVRRGARLIRVHNVKQTRQALLTYLAINIKK
- a CDS encoding DUF45 domain-containing protein; translation: MICQLKIQDKTISYSLKYNKKKKRCSISLLVNIFGQLKVTAHPSMEKSQINELIIKQASWIDKNVSQRTLLLKDKKVITYEPGDNFYYLGKKYYLEIIDRPQKNIQVILTESSLRICAPERLSRENKIRHIEKWYRQQALFYFSERLDRLCLITPWVTKKPLLKVRRMKRQWGNFYSNGIVTLNIHLIKLPTYLIDYVILHELCHFQEHNHSRRFYQLLQDVVPNWKQYQKEIKEYVYHFYELS